One window of Streptomyces sp. FIT100 genomic DNA carries:
- a CDS encoding FAD-binding oxidoreductase, translating to MAPAAMTFASSLSDAQPVPFWLEDPGKPAALPALTGDERTDLLVVGGGYSGLWTALLAKERDPRRDVVLIEGREVGWAASGRNGGFCAASLTHGLGNGLARWPDEMPKLEELGARNLDAIEAAVAAYGIDCDFERSGEIDVATEPYQLDELREVYEEAERLGFADGLELLDRDAVRAEVDSPAFIGGLWDRRGVAMLHPAKLAWGLKRACLGLGVRIYENTRALDLAPSGAVMAVRTSYGRVFARRVALGTNVFPSLVKRLRSYTVPVYDYALMTEPLTAEQRAAVGWRRRQGLGDSANQFHYFRITADHRILWGGYDAIYPFGGRVSAELDHRPETYLKLAGQFFDCFPQLEGLRFSHAWGGAIDTCSRFSAFFGTAHGGKVAYAAGYTGLGVGATRFGADVMLDLLAGERTERTELEMVRRKPMPFPPEPVAWAGIGITKWSLARADANGGRRNLWLRVMDRLGLGFDS from the coding sequence ATGGCCCCAGCAGCCATGACCTTTGCCTCATCACTCTCCGACGCCCAGCCCGTCCCCTTCTGGCTGGAAGACCCCGGCAAGCCCGCCGCCCTGCCCGCCCTCACCGGTGACGAGAGGACCGACCTCCTCGTCGTCGGCGGCGGCTACAGCGGACTGTGGACCGCGCTCCTCGCCAAGGAGCGCGACCCCCGGCGGGATGTCGTCCTGATCGAGGGCCGCGAGGTGGGCTGGGCCGCCTCGGGCCGCAACGGCGGATTCTGCGCCGCGTCCCTCACCCACGGCCTCGGCAACGGGCTCGCCCGCTGGCCGGACGAGATGCCGAAGCTGGAGGAGCTCGGCGCGCGCAACCTCGACGCCATCGAGGCCGCCGTCGCCGCGTACGGCATCGACTGCGACTTCGAGCGCTCCGGTGAGATCGACGTCGCCACCGAGCCGTACCAGCTCGACGAACTCCGCGAGGTGTACGAGGAGGCGGAGCGGCTCGGCTTCGCCGACGGTCTGGAACTGCTCGACCGGGACGCCGTACGGGCCGAGGTCGACTCGCCCGCCTTCATCGGCGGGCTGTGGGACCGCAGGGGTGTCGCCATGCTCCACCCCGCGAAGCTCGCCTGGGGCCTCAAGCGGGCGTGCCTCGGCCTCGGCGTACGGATCTACGAGAACACCCGCGCCCTCGACCTCGCCCCCTCCGGCGCAGTGATGGCCGTCCGCACCTCGTACGGCAGGGTCTTCGCCCGGCGCGTCGCGCTCGGGACGAACGTCTTCCCCTCGCTGGTCAAGCGGCTCCGCTCGTACACGGTCCCGGTGTACGACTACGCGCTGATGACGGAGCCGCTGACGGCGGAGCAGCGGGCGGCGGTCGGCTGGCGCCGCCGCCAGGGACTCGGTGACAGCGCCAACCAGTTCCACTACTTCCGCATCACCGCCGACCACCGCATCCTGTGGGGCGGCTACGACGCGATCTACCCCTTCGGGGGCCGGGTCAGCGCCGAGCTGGACCACCGGCCGGAGACGTACCTCAAGCTGGCCGGCCAGTTCTTCGACTGCTTCCCGCAGTTGGAGGGGCTGCGCTTCAGCCACGCCTGGGGCGGGGCGATCGACACCTGCTCGCGCTTCTCCGCCTTCTTCGGCACGGCGCACGGCGGCAAGGTCGCGTACGCCGCCGGGTACACCGGGCTCGGCGTCGGGGCCACCCGCTTCGGCGCGGACGTGATGCTCGATCTGCTCGCGGGCGAGCGCACCGAGCGTACGGAGCTGGAGATGGTGCGCAGAAAGCCGATGCCGTTCCCGCCCGAGCCGGTCGCCTGGGCCGGGATCGGCATCACCAAATGGTCACTGGCCCGCGCGGACGCCAACGGCGGCCGCCGCAACCTTTGGCTGAGGGTCATGGACCGCCTCGGGCTCGGCTTCGACAGCTGA
- a CDS encoding chitinase, whose product MDRTRPLAVAVAALLAASGLVATAHTAQAADAELARNGGFESALDGWSCTAGSGAAVSSPVHSGTKALQATPAGSDNAKCSQTISVQPDSAYTLSGWVRGSYVYLGASGTGTTDVSTWTQSAPDWQKLTTTFRTGPSTTSVTVYTHGWYGTGAYQADDLSLFGPGGAQVEIPAAPGGLAAGTPTSSTVPLSWASVSGATGYNVYRNGTKVLSATGTSATVSGLAAATSYSFQVTATNSAGESPKSTPVTATTTSGGGPGPGLPSHALVGYLHASFANGSGYTRMADVPDSWDVINLAFGEPTSVTSGDIRFSLCPASECPGVETAAEFKAAIAAKQAAGKKVLISIGGQNGQVQLATTAARDTFVSSVSRIIDEYGLDGLDIDFEGHSLSLNTGDTDFRSPTSPVIVNLISALKTLKARYGSDFVLTMAPETFFVQLGYQFYGSGPFGGQDPRAGAYLPVIHALRDDLTLLHVQHYNSGPIMGLDNQYHTMGGADFHISMTDMLLTGFPVAGNTDRFFPALRPDQVAIGLPATTTAGNGHTPPAEVNKALDCLTKHTNCGSYQTHGTWPALRGLMTWSINWDRFGGWEFQRNFDAYGWS is encoded by the coding sequence GTGGACCGCACCAGACCTCTCGCCGTCGCCGTGGCGGCCCTCCTCGCCGCGAGCGGACTCGTCGCCACCGCGCACACCGCCCAGGCCGCCGACGCCGAACTCGCGCGCAACGGCGGCTTCGAGTCCGCACTGGACGGCTGGAGCTGTACGGCCGGCAGCGGCGCCGCCGTCTCCTCGCCCGTGCACAGCGGCACCAAGGCGCTCCAGGCCACCCCCGCCGGCAGCGACAACGCCAAGTGCTCCCAGACCATCTCCGTCCAGCCCGACTCGGCGTACACGCTCAGCGGCTGGGTGCGCGGCAGCTACGTCTACCTCGGCGCCTCCGGGACCGGCACGACCGACGTCTCGACCTGGACCCAGTCCGCCCCCGACTGGCAGAAGCTCACGACGACGTTCCGGACCGGCCCCTCGACGACCTCGGTCACCGTCTACACCCACGGCTGGTACGGCACCGGCGCCTACCAGGCCGACGACCTCTCCCTCTTCGGCCCGGGCGGCGCGCAGGTGGAGATACCGGCCGCCCCCGGCGGGCTGGCCGCGGGCACCCCGACCTCCTCCACCGTGCCGCTCTCCTGGGCCTCCGTCTCCGGGGCGACCGGCTACAACGTCTACCGCAACGGCACCAAGGTGCTCTCGGCGACCGGGACTTCGGCCACCGTGAGCGGACTGGCCGCGGCCACCTCGTACAGCTTCCAGGTCACGGCCACCAACAGCGCGGGGGAGTCGCCCAAGTCCACGCCCGTCACGGCGACGACGACCTCGGGCGGCGGCCCCGGGCCCGGCCTGCCCTCCCACGCCCTCGTCGGCTATCTGCACGCCAGCTTCGCCAACGGCTCCGGCTACACCCGCATGGCGGACGTCCCCGACTCCTGGGACGTCATCAACCTCGCCTTCGGCGAACCGACGTCGGTGACCTCCGGCGACATCCGCTTCAGCCTCTGCCCGGCGAGCGAGTGCCCGGGCGTGGAGACCGCCGCCGAGTTCAAGGCCGCCATCGCCGCCAAGCAGGCCGCGGGCAAGAAGGTGCTGATCTCCATCGGCGGCCAGAACGGCCAGGTGCAGCTCGCCACCACGGCGGCCCGCGACACCTTCGTCTCCTCCGTGTCGAGGATCATCGACGAGTACGGCCTCGACGGCCTCGACATCGACTTCGAAGGCCACTCGCTGTCACTGAACACCGGGGACACCGACTTCCGCAGCCCGACCAGCCCGGTGATCGTCAACCTGATCTCCGCGCTGAAGACGCTCAAGGCCAGGTACGGCTCCGACTTCGTGCTCACCATGGCCCCGGAGACCTTCTTCGTCCAGCTCGGGTACCAGTTCTACGGCTCCGGCCCGTTCGGCGGCCAGGACCCCCGCGCCGGCGCGTACCTCCCGGTCATCCACGCCCTGCGCGACGACCTCACCCTGCTGCACGTCCAGCACTACAACTCGGGCCCGATCATGGGGCTCGACAACCAGTACCACACCATGGGCGGCGCCGACTTCCACATCTCCATGACGGACATGCTGCTCACCGGCTTCCCGGTCGCGGGCAACACCGACCGGTTCTTCCCGGCACTGCGCCCCGACCAGGTCGCGATCGGTCTGCCCGCCACGACCACCGCGGGCAACGGCCACACCCCGCCGGCCGAGGTCAACAAGGCGCTGGACTGCCTGACGAAGCACACCAACTGCGGCTCGTACCAGACCCACGGCACCTGGCCGGCGCTGCGCGGGCTGATGACCTGGTCGATCAACTGGGACCGGTTCGGCGGCTGGGAGTTCCAGCGGAACTTCGACGCCTACGGCTGGAGCTGA
- the gabT gene encoding 4-aminobutyrate--2-oxoglutarate transaminase: protein MTAIPQERRVVTAIPGPKSQELQTRRLSAVAGGVGSVLPVFTARAGGGIIEDIDGNRLIDFGSGIAVTSVGASAEAVVRRASAQLQDFTHTCFMVTPYEGYVEVCEQLAELTPGDHAKKSALFNSGAEAVENAVKIARAYTKRQAVVVFDHGYHGRTNLTMALTSKNMPYKHGFGPFAPEVYRVPVAYGYRWPTGAENCGPEAAAQAIDQISKQIGAENVAAIIIEPVLGEGGFIEPAKGFLPALVKFANDNGIVFVADEIQSGFCRTGQWFACEDEGIVPDLITTAKGIAGGLPLAAVTGRAEIMDAPHAGGLGGTYGGNPVACAGALGAIETMREQDLNGKAKRIEEVMKGRLTAMAEKFDIIGDIRGRGAMVAIELVKDRATKEPNPEAAGALAKACHAEGLLVLTCGTYGNVLRFLPPLVIGEDLLNEGLDIIESAFAGV, encoded by the coding sequence ATGACCGCAATCCCGCAGGAGCGCCGCGTCGTCACCGCCATCCCCGGCCCCAAGTCGCAGGAGCTGCAGACCCGCCGTCTCTCCGCGGTCGCGGGCGGCGTGGGCTCCGTCCTGCCGGTGTTCACCGCCCGCGCCGGCGGCGGCATCATCGAGGACATCGACGGCAACCGCCTGATCGACTTCGGCTCCGGCATCGCCGTGACCTCGGTCGGCGCCTCCGCCGAGGCCGTCGTACGCCGCGCCTCCGCCCAGCTGCAGGACTTCACCCACACCTGTTTCATGGTCACCCCGTACGAGGGCTATGTGGAGGTCTGCGAGCAGCTCGCCGAGCTGACCCCGGGCGACCACGCCAAGAAGTCCGCCCTGTTCAACTCGGGCGCCGAGGCCGTCGAGAACGCCGTCAAGATCGCCCGCGCGTACACCAAGCGCCAGGCCGTCGTCGTCTTCGACCACGGCTACCACGGCCGTACGAACCTGACGATGGCGCTGACCTCCAAGAACATGCCGTACAAGCACGGCTTCGGCCCATTCGCCCCCGAGGTCTACCGCGTGCCCGTCGCCTACGGCTACCGCTGGCCCACCGGTGCGGAGAACTGCGGCCCCGAGGCCGCCGCCCAGGCCATCGACCAGATCAGCAAGCAGATCGGCGCGGAGAACGTCGCCGCGATCATCATCGAGCCGGTCCTCGGCGAGGGCGGCTTCATCGAGCCGGCCAAGGGCTTCCTCCCGGCTCTCGTGAAGTTCGCCAACGACAACGGCATCGTCTTCGTCGCCGACGAGATCCAGTCCGGCTTCTGCCGCACCGGCCAGTGGTTCGCCTGCGAGGACGAGGGCATCGTCCCGGACCTGATCACCACCGCCAAGGGCATCGCGGGCGGTCTGCCGCTCGCCGCCGTCACCGGCCGCGCCGAGATCATGGACGCCCCGCACGCGGGCGGCCTGGGCGGCACCTACGGCGGCAACCCCGTCGCCTGCGCCGGTGCGCTCGGCGCCATCGAGACCATGCGCGAGCAGGACCTCAACGGCAAGGCCAAGCGCATCGAGGAGGTCATGAAGGGCCGCCTGACCGCGATGGCGGAGAAGTTCGACATCATCGGCGACATCCGCGGCCGCGGCGCCATGGTCGCCATCGAGCTGGTCAAGGACCGCGCCACCAAGGAGCCGAACCCGGAGGCCGCGGGCGCGCTGGCGAAGGCCTGCCACGCCGAGGGTCTGCTCGTCCTGACCTGCGGAACGTACGGCAACGTGCTCCGCTTCCTGCCGCCGCTCGTCATCGGTGAGGACCTGCTGAACGAGGGCCTGGACATCATCGAGTCGGCGTTCGCGGGCGTCTGA
- a CDS encoding phosphatase PAP2 family protein yields MRETPRPQGTAGESRPEPPQPRPGRALAHTTGASGSGTPHRSDGRPPQTPRGARYTDPGGRLGTTPPVPGRPALSPRLPLLVLCTLFFALTTWQVAARGPLRALDERLDRSVVGDGPAALTELLADLGNMQVALPVLAAAAAWALHRRRRTHALAAVLAMALVPALVAPMKALTDRPGPLTAETGYYPSGHAATAMVAYFCAALLVSRRLMPVAALLTAATGIGLVLRGYHWPLDVLGSWFLCGALLAAGSLLVSSSRRRRSSAGTPSRRTGPS; encoded by the coding sequence ATGAGAGAAACACCTCGCCCGCAGGGGACTGCGGGCGAATCCAGGCCGGAGCCTCCCCAGCCTCGACCTGGCCGTGCCCTCGCGCACACCACCGGGGCCTCCGGCTCCGGAACTCCTCACCGATCGGATGGCCGCCCGCCCCAAACCCCCCGGGGCGCGCGGTACACCGATCCTGGCGGCCGCCTCGGAACCACCCCCCCTGTTCCGGGGCGGCCGGCTCTCTCCCCGAGGCTTCCCCTCCTGGTGCTCTGCACCCTCTTCTTCGCGCTGACCACCTGGCAGGTGGCCGCCCGCGGTCCGCTGCGCGCGCTCGACGAGCGCCTCGACCGCTCCGTCGTCGGCGACGGCCCCGCCGCCCTCACCGAGCTCCTCGCCGACCTCGGCAATATGCAGGTGGCGCTGCCGGTGCTCGCCGCCGCGGCCGCGTGGGCGCTCCACCGCCGCCGGCGCACCCACGCCCTGGCCGCCGTCCTCGCCATGGCCCTCGTCCCGGCCCTGGTCGCCCCGATGAAGGCGCTGACCGACCGGCCGGGGCCGCTCACCGCGGAGACCGGCTACTACCCCTCGGGCCACGCGGCCACGGCGATGGTGGCCTACTTCTGCGCGGCGCTGCTGGTGAGCAGACGGCTGATGCCCGTCGCCGCCCTGCTGACGGCGGCGACGGGCATCGGCCTCGTGCTGCGCGGCTACCACTGGCCGCTGGACGTGCTCGGGAGCTGGTTCCTGTGCGGGGCGCTCCTTGCGGCGGGCTCGCTGCTCGTCAGCTCCAGCCGTAGGCGTCGAAGTTCCGCTGGAACTCCCAGCCGCCGAACCGGTCCCAGTTGA